The sequence below is a genomic window from Candidatus Acidiferrales bacterium.
TTTGATCTCCGTCTTCGTAGCATCGCGCGCCACTTCGAAAACGGCAGTGAGCTGCGTTTCCTTCACGCCCATGCCTTTTTCCGTGATGATCGGCCGGCGAATGATTTCGTAAGGTTCGGTCGCCATCGTCAGTCCTTTTTCCCTTTGGGCTTGGCCTTGCTCGGCTTCTTCGCCGCCGGCTTCTTTTCCTTCTTTGCCGCGGACTTTTTGGCTGCGTGCTTTTCTTCGCCATGCGACGATTCAGCCTTCACTGCCTTCGATGCTTTCGCGGGCTGAATCTGCACCGTCTCAGGCGATGCGGTCGCCGGTGCGCTTTCGCTCAACCCCCGGCTCAGTTTTTCAGCGGCTTCGCGTGAGAGCACCAGCGCTTCATGCCGCAGCAAGTCATAAGGCTCAATGGCCGTGGTGCGCACGAGCTTCACGCCTTCCAGATTGCGGCTGGCGCGCTCGAGATTGACGTTTTCCGCGCCATTCACCAGCAGCAGCGTGCGGCTCGCGTCGTCAAGGCGCGTCAGCGTCTGGCGAAACGGCTTGGTCTTGTGCGATTCGAGCTGCCAGTTATCAACCACAACCAATTTCTTGTCCGCCAGTTTCGCGGAGAGCGCGGAGCGCAGCGCGCCCAGGAAAA
It includes:
- the rplD gene encoding 50S ribosomal protein L4, with the protein product MAVLDVKNLDGKTVGKIDLADDVFAARVNPHVLHETVRHYLASQRAGTHKTKQKSEVSGSGRKLWKQKGTGRARIGSIRSPLWRHGGTVHGPVPRSYAYRIPRKVFLGALRSALSAKLADKKLVVVDNWQLESHKTKPFRQTLTRLDDASRTLLLVNGAENVNLERASRNLEGVKLVRTTAIEPYDLLRHEALVLSREAAEKLSRGLSESAPATASPETVQIQPAKASKAVKAESSHGEEKHAAKKSAAKKEKKPAAKKPSKAKPKGKKD